The window AACCTGGTCCCTGAATGTGTCTGCTGTGAAGACTTTGTCAAAAAGTTCTGGAGTAAGATATTGGTTGTTCCCGCAAGCAAAGGTTACCGACTGACTAGCAGAGGTGACTTCCAGACTGAGCGTATCATTGTCTCCTTGGCAGGTTCctagaagagagaaaaacacataGCAGACCctcagcagaaaaagaaaccaTGAGAGCCACACGGGAGCACGCAAGGCGAGAGGCCCGCCCGACCTGTACACTGCACTCCAGGCGCTGCGAAGCCCCGCCATCAAGTCGCCAGCAAGACACCTGGAGCACGTTTGGATAACCAAAAATGCTCGTAGAATAACTATGTACCATCAACTACAGAGCCAGAGCAGCGTCGCGCACACGCCTTCTATTCCAAGCGCCGATATagcacaatagaacttggatccggtaaacaaagacattcaagatctaaaccagtacTCCCTCAACAACAGCAAAGGAAATAAGCCAGGAGCTTCTATCGGTTCAGTCGGTAGCTGCTCCAAATAACGTCCCAGGAAAGCAAAGCAAATCCGCGAGGCACCGCCGCCACAACACCACAATATACCCTCCATTCTATCTTGATATGTTTGACAGGGGACTCTCGCAAACCGGCCCTAGAGGCTGGTGGGACCGGCTGTGGTTCACTAGAAACGGTGCTTCTCTTATACTTCGATTGTAGCTGCTGACGAGACAAAGCATCTACGTTTAACATCTCTCTGGTACCTTTTGCGCCCAATATTATATTGTTCGCTGACTGACGAACGATGTTGTGGGGCCTCGTCAACTCGGCTCTCGTGACCGTGACAAAACAGTCTGCTTCACAAACACCGCCTTTGTCCAATATCGCGACTACTTTTTTATCTACAACGCACCGCCTGTCCACCTTGGCGGCTACACGCTCCAACGACACCTCCGTGCCACTCTTGAAAACCCCCCGCCCGCAGGTACGAACCCTTATTCGCCAGATGCAGTTTTGGCTCCGTGCAATTGGGACTGTAGGAGACTCCGGTGTTGCCGAGGAAATCCGAAATCCCACCCCAGTCCTTCcacctttccttcctctgatTGAGAAAATAGTTGCAAGTTGCGGAGCAGAACGAGCCACAGACAAAGACCTCTTTGCAGGTGTTCCGGCCGGTGCATTGTGCATTTGAGGTGTGATGTCAAGAGTTGAGGTCGCACGGAATTGTCTGCAGACTTACTATGTTCGGGATAACCAGATCCTCGCTTCGGTGGTCCCCAAATTGAAATCTGAACCGTGCAGTTTTTCTCTGAGGGCTTCTGGGCGACGGGCGTTATGCCGTCACGACTGAGTGTGACGGTCTGTGTCGCGGAGGTGCATTTTACATAAATTGTGCTCGCTTGTTGAACGGATGTTGCGGTAATCGAACCGCCGGTGGATTGCGGCTCCCATGTAACATCTGCAAGTGTGAAGTCCACGGCGTTCGTGCAATCCGACGTTTCGCATACCTTTTTGACACCCGAGGTGCTCGGGGGAGGGGGATACAGATGCTCAACGCCACTCTCACACGAAAAAGTAACTGGGTCGTTGCCTTTTGCATCGAGTTGCAAAACCGACTTACCCGTTGTGCATTGGCTTTGTTCGGCAACTAAAAATTGGAGACGGAAACTGCAAAGGGAGACCACGAGGAAACATGCACTCAGCCATGAACACAAGCGACGACAAAACACTGGCCGCCTGCCAGCAGCGACCGTCGTGGCGGTCTTCAAGGCCCCTGGATTTTGGGTCATTCTTATATTGCTTGCCGAGGGATacaacagagacacgagacaaTGGAATAACAAAGCACCAAAAATGTGGCAGGTGCGCTTCTCTTGTAGATTGTAGATGAGAGGGCTGCCTACCAATTGTACTACAATAGCTGAGTGCTGAAATTCGTAGCAATAATCGCGGGCTGTCTTGTAGGGGGAATGGACGAACCGCGGGGATTGCGGCAGCCGCCAAAAGAGGTACTGAGAAATGTCTAGCCCGTCCGTGCGGCTGTCGCCTTGTGGGTCGCCGAAAACGGACAGCGCTCATCTCGCGAAAAACccactcttcttcgcgtgttTGATATGAAGCATGGCAAATCAACTCACGCGTCCCGGCTCCTCAATTTTCCAAATACAGAAAAACGGGGCTG is drawn from Neospora caninum Liverpool complete genome, chromosome X and contains these coding sequences:
- a CDS encoding SRS domain-containing protein, giving the protein MTQNPGALKTATTVAAGRRPVFCRRLCSWLSACFLVVSLCSFRLQFLVAEQSQCTTGKSVLQLDAKGNDPVTFSCESGVEHLYPPPPSTSGVKKVCETSDCTNAVDFTLADVTWEPQSTGGSITATSVQQASTIYVKCTSATQTVTLSRDGITPVAQKPSEKNCTVQISIWGPPKRGSGYPEHNNDTLSLEVTSASQSVTFACGNNQYLTPELFDKVFTADTFRDQVRIKERLAGASLVKHATTAGTDNPPAYTLTVPQLPAQPTTLYYKCRKTGDKQDASQDCNVVIQVAKAEDGGEASGTSSETTTISPETSGSSAGKWSTTLIASVFSVSLVLTTMW